In Malus sylvestris chromosome 16, drMalSylv7.2, whole genome shotgun sequence, the following are encoded in one genomic region:
- the LOC126608052 gene encoding uncharacterized protein LOC126608052 — protein MPKSLTSTQEDAIDPTLLAFKPRQVLLANRDMEHRKPNSSADGAQTPSPDQKGSLLRAVARFLENNGFSKTLKKFISEAGIEKSELKDLPLDLGEMYCKYSEMCSGGTNVHSEEKVLKDTFQLLLTADKLSKEAKKSKIASGSLAGAAEEHQSEQFLGATEIFFKDAVLLKENGVGDSEIEKKPRDKKKKKNKSSTDSVSAGVEQHGLEGKNDAIERGKSVADDNPMDGKSVKPKSKKKKKDGLVSESLGGEKGKALSIGDTNGTSSGKYDFKISDVDATDKENKGSKKRKRLASEGYDSQPANNKEDEVSNRRKVEGSKASKGSEQPVNNNASLGKAENFGELDKSAKKSFIKKNKNQHNGSAEPKTVNAFQRVKADEVEFIDEKLRDNSYWAKDGAEIGYGAKAQEILGQVRGRDFRHEKTKKKRGTYRGGLIDLQSHSVKFNYSDED, from the exons ATGCCCAAATCCCTAACAAGCACGCAGGAGGACGCTATCGACCCTACCCTTCTCGCATTCAAGCCTCGCCAAGTTCTGCTCGCAAACCGAGACATGGAGCACAGGAAGCCCAATAGCTCTGCAGACGGAGCACAAACTCCGAGTCCCGACCAGAAGGGTTCACTCCTCCGCGCCGTGGCTCGGTTCCTGGAAAACAATGGGTTCTCCAAAACCTTGAAAAAGTTCATTTCTGAAGCTGGAATCGAG AAAAGTGAACTGAAGGATTTGCCACTGGATTTGGGAGAAATGTACTGCAAGTATTCTGAGATGTG TAGTGGAGGCACAAATGTCCACAGCGAGGAGAAGG TATTGAAGGATACGTTCCAATTGCTGTTAACGGCGGATAAGTTATCCAAGGAGGCAAAGAAGTCCAAGATAGCTTCTGGTTCTCTTGCTGGTGCAGCAGAAGAACATCAATCAGAGCAATTTCTTGGTGCaactgaaattttttttaaagatgctgtacttttaaaggaaaatggtgTGGGTGATTCTGAGATAGAAAAGAAACCAAGggataagaagaaaaagaagaacaagTCAAGTACCGATTCTGTCAGTGCTGGTGTAGAGCAGCATGGCTTGGAAGGAAAAAATGATGCGATTGAAAGGGGTAAATCAGTTGCTGATGACAATCCAATGGATGGGAAGAGTGTCAAACCTAAAagtaagaagaaaaagaaagatggtTTGGTTTCTGAAAGTTTAGGTGGTGAGAAAGGGAAGGCGCTTAGTATAGGAGATACGAATGGAACTAGTTCTGGAAAATATGATTTCAAGATATCAGATGTGGATGCTACTGATAAGGAGAATAAAGgttccaaaaaaagaaaaagattagcTTCTGAAGGATATGATTCACAGCCTGCCAACAACAAAGAAGATGAAGTATCCAACCGCAGAAAGGTAGAGGGCTCAAAAGCATCCAAGGGAAGTGAGCAACCAGTAAATAACAATGCATCACTAGGAAAAGCTGAAAATTTTGGTGAACTAGATAAAAGTGCTAAAAAGTCTTTTATTAAGAAAAACAAGAACCAACACAATGGTTCAGCTGAG CCAAAGACTGTTAATGCATTTCAAAGGGTAAAAGCCGATGAGGTGGAATTTATTGATGAGAAGCTTCGAGATAATTCTTACTGGGCAAAG GATGGTGCGGAGATTGGCTATGGTGCAAAAGCACAAGAGATTCTTGGGCAAGTCAGAGGAAG GGATTTTCGGCATGAAAAGACCAAGAAGAAGCGTGGGACATACAGAGGAGGGCTGATTGATCTGCAGTCACACTCGGTCAAGTTCAATTATTCTGATGAAGATTAA